The Drosophila biarmipes strain raj3 chromosome X, RU_DBia_V1.1, whole genome shotgun sequence genome includes the window TTTAAAtggggaaaaacaaaatagaaaTCATCGAAAACACATTTCGACATAGAGCCAGAACAGAatacaaaaaatgggaaaggcaacagcaacattATTTTCAACAACATTTTTGCTCTGCAGAAGCCTCACGGAATAGGAACATATATGTGCGTCTATGTATATCTAGACTCATATGCGAGGTGTATATATAGAGACACGGTTTCGTGATCGGAACGTTTTATTCGCTTCGTTCGCGGCGAATTGTGAAAATTACTTTCCACCAGCGTTGCAAGGCGCCCTGTctacgcggcgtatgcgtgattTTCACTTGGGGATGCTGTAGGTGTGGTGCAGCGTCATTCGCAGAGTTTACCATCATCCCACAGATATACAGACTTATATATGGGGAGCTTGTGTGTATTTGGCCATGTTCCGAACACACATTATATTTAGATTGACGTGGCCAAAGTAATTCGGCTAAAACATTGATATTAACAAGACGGATATAGGCTATATGTACGGCGGCCATTCGAAAGTTTATAGTTATGTCAGCGGACATCCAAGATAAATAGCCGAACAACATGGAGCAGATCGTTAATAGGCTTTTTCTAGATCAAGTCCAGAGGGGCCTGGTCCAAGGAAACCCTTAAGCGGCATAGTTCCCCAGAATGATAATCACTTGCAGGGCTTAATGAGCGgatgttttattaaaagaCCTGATAACATATGTAATATTAAGTTCTTGATATTTTATAGAGGGTATATAGCTTTAATTTACCCCTAGTTGGAAGCTAAGAACTTAacctttattataaaaatattttcttatccttaataattaaaaactaagttgtattatatttaaaacccTACCttactttcaaaaaattaaatggattAACCTCATTATTCCcttacaataatttatttattttgattacaaTGATACATTATTTATGGAACTTAAACCAACTTAAGAACatcataatattatttttaaaactatttttaaaacaaatgcattttatagggaacttatttatttactcttAATATTGAGAAATGatttatgttaattaaaaaccgcATTGGGGAACCTAAactagttgggaattataaggaaGTTTTCTATTCTTTTGATAAATGTCCTCAGATTCTAGTAAATATATTagtaaacattaaaatatcgCTATGTTGTATATCCCTTGTTATCCAAGGGCCACTGGATCTATGGATTTGCCCagaattttccaaatttcccCCGACTTTTGGACTTCTTGGTCAGGGCTGGCGAAACCCCAGGCCGGCGCTGCAGGAGTGGCCACCCCTGGTCTTGGACCGACTGCACTGCCATGGCGCAGCCTCCCAACTGGAGCAAGCCTATTTTTATCCACTGCATTGAATTCCAAGCGGCTCCGTTTACACCAGCGCACACCGACTGCAGATACGGATACAGGCCGAGAGATTCTCCAACCTCCAACCGGCACTCCTTGGGCTCTTTCGGGCTGCAGTTCGGGGGGGCGGATCGGGAACGGCTCGGGATCGGCGGAATCCGTAGAGCCGGCGCTCGGCGCCCGTCGGAAACGCAGACGAGCGCGGCCCGAGCACTTCTCGGTGTCCATTTCGATTTTGGGCTCTGCGCTCAGTCGGTTTTGGGGGCTATTTTTAGGCCTCACGCCCAGATACATAGCCCCGCCCCCCAGCCCACTCTCGCTGCCTCTCGCTCGCGCCCGTTACCGAAGGACGGCGGGCAGGTGGGCGGCTGGCTTTCGGCGGCGCGACGAGGCGACACGAGCGGTCCGCCGCGatccgtatctgtatccgtTGGATGGCTGGCCGCTAGAATATAGTCTGCCGTGGATCGTCGGACCGTTCAGTCTTTTTGTGTCGTTCAGTATCATCCGATTCGTGTGATCGACAGCACAGccgaattttttttcttttttttctaatttcttGAAGGTGAGTGCTTGAGCCACGGAGAAAATGCGGCTGAAAGAAAGGAAAAGCAGCGTCGACAACAAGAAATAACAATGCAAGAACGCCCGTAGAAAACAGCAAATAGAAAACAGCAAatagaaaacagaaaactgcAAAATGCCAATGCGAATGCAAAGAAAAACAAACGTGTGCCATCCTCGGTCCTGGCTCACATGGCTTACATACATGTATCTGGAGCCCCGAACAACGGCGTGTGCGTGCGCCCAGAGGATTCTGAACgttcttttttttacaaacatttttttgccatttttttcaAGTGATACCAGTTTACCAGTGCACGAACAAGAAATGCTACGAAACTGCCCAGCGCTGTGTTGACTTGAATTTTTTTGAATTGCACTTCTTTCCTTCGATTGGCTTGCCAGTTATGTAAGAAGttgcagtgtgtgtgtgtgtgtgcgtgtatgCGTGAGTGTGCGTGCAGAAAGCTAAAAATGTATCCAacagatacaagatacattTCAAAAAGCTGAAAACCAACAGCAAGTGCCCGAAAATAGAACGAAGCGAGCGCAGAAAGTCCCGAGAGAGaaaagccacacacacactcacacgcaAGCACGCACATACacaacacactcgcacactcgtACAGGGAGAGAAAAACAAACGCACATcccgagcatatgaaaatatCTGGATAAATACTCTCCGCACTTTTGGATTAAGTATTCGATTTGAATTTCGTTGCTCCAGTTCGATATTTTTTTTGCCGTGCACGTATAAACAAATCCAACGGCGAATCataaatagctgccatattcCTCGCCTCCGAAACTCGTGTATCTATCAAcaggtttatttttaaacccgACAGATACTAGATACAACAGAAGCCATCTCGTTCGCTCCTGCTCTGCGATCTATGCTAAGTGGAGACTTCATCTATGCCCGAACTCGCTCTGCACTTCTCGCAGTGTACATGGCCGAAGGTCGTCATTGTCAGAACGTTTTCACGCCTTACCTTCGCTAAGGTGCGCAAAGACAGGGCGAATTCTAATTTCTTCGGGGCTAAATATACGCCTAGCCCCCCAGCTTTTCGTTCTACTAGACCATATGGTGTTCCTGGCGTGAAGAACAGTATAGGGGCACAAAATTCTGCATTATTTCGTAACTTGCACTGAGAATCTGTTTAAAGATTTTCAGGCCtatcaataaataatattgatgGATACTTTCAGATGGTTCCTCATAACCATTacttaatttcatttcctAAAATGTATATCCTCTATCAGATGATTTGCTTAAGCTGTAAGTGGATATGCACAGGCTTCTTTGTCTAAAATCACCTTTTATAAAGATTAGTTACCAATTAAAATCTGcaagtttttaatgtttacCGAAAGCCttgcaaaatatttctcgGAATACTTTCAAAACCTCTGTAAAAGTACTCTTATAAACGAGTTCATTCATCCGATAAAATACCCAAATGCCTTGGTTACTAACAAATGTGTTtcaaagaaaacatattgctGGTAACTTTCCATTGGCAAGATCAGCTGGCCGAGATCGCTGGGAGGAGAGGTCCTAACTCGGTTCTCTGGCACTCACTTGAAATCGGATATCGCAGAGAGAACGCCAAGATCGGGCCATACTGTGGTCTTTTTCTGGCGGGCGGACGCCCACGCCAAAGTAAATGTGCCAGCGAAAGAAAAGCTGGGCGAGAGAGAGCGGGAAATGAGTGATGCTGGGGTTGCCCCCCCATATACGGCATGGGCCCAtgctgcgtatacgtaatgtgcGGCGCAGGCTAGTATcattgcgcatacgcactGTGGGCCCCGAAGAGATCGTAGGTGTGAGCCAttgagagcgagagagagggagCGAGTGATTTATGGAAcacatatatattaaacacATACCTAGTGGCGTCTATACCTATGGCCGTGTATATATAGGGCAATCGGAATGATGTCATCgagcatttccatttccacccACCAGCCACCTCCAGTTCCAGTGCCTTGAGCTCACCTCTCGATTTCTTTTCCTTTCAGTAACCAAAAACACAAATCAAAATGGCTGATGATGAGGTGAGGTGAGTATCGCCTTTGGCCCCTCCCCCTTAACCCAACCCCCTTTGACCCATGCGGGATTAACCTTTGGCCTCCTCCTTTGCAGTTAACTATTTTTGGTGATATATCGAACAACTGCTGGTAccggaaatggaaatggaggaGATGTGGACGGGACTAACCTGGACCGGATCCGGATGAAGGTAAGGAGAGAGTTCCCAGCACATCCTTAAGCTTCTACTGCCCCTTACTTGCAACCAAATGCAACCCAGGCCGAAATGCCTTTCTCTTGCTTTCACAGGATCGCCACGCTTTGCCAACCCCCGCAAATCCCAGCCACTTCCTACTTTCACCCAAGGAGCACAGATAATGATAACTGTCAAGTCGAAAGAAAGCCATGTCTGTTATCGTTAGTGTGTGTCTATGTCTCTGTGCTTTTCGCTGTCCCTAAATGTTTTTGAGGTGGTCTGAGACTGGAGAAATAAGTAACCTGAATAATTCAAAGTAGTCCTCAAAGAatgtttacaaaattatagttaaattataaatgagcTTTTCTCCAGCGTAGACCTGCACCTCTGTCTATGACTCCATCCAAACTCCTTACTTACCCCTCCTCCTTTATTTTCAGAAAAAGGCAGCAGCTCCGGCCGCGGCACCGGCAGCGGCGGCCAAGCCGGCGGCtccggcagcagcggcagctccGGCGGCCAATGGCAAAGCTCCGGCGGCCAATGGCAAGGCTCCggcggccgccgccgccgcgcCCGCCGGCCCGCCCAAGGACCCCAACGACCCCAAAGTGAAGGCCGAGGAGGTACACTTGTGTACGTGTGTGCCCGTTTAACTCCACGTCAAAGTCCCAGTCCACGTCCAAGTTCCGTGCTGTGTGTTCGAAAAAAGAAGATATAAAACGCGATATAGTGTTGTGTCCAGTTTGGGATATCGGTTAACCGTGCTGACCTCCGGCTTGTTGTTCCTTTGATTCGCAGGCTAAGAAGGCTAAACAGGCTGAGATCGAGCGCAAGCGTGCTGAGGTGCGCAAGCGCATGGAGGAAGCCTCCAAGGCCAAGAAGGCCAAGAAGGGTTTCATGACCCCAGAGAGGAAGAAGAAACTCAGGGTAAGTACAAGAGAGAGGAAAGAAGGTAGAATTGTGAACACTTCCCACTTTTTCGAGAAGAAACGTTCTTGAAATCAAGACGAATGTGCTCCCAAGCTTGTTTTTCGAGAGAAAAGTGCTCTCGATTTTGCTTTTTCGAGACGAGTGTAAACAAACCATAAGTAAAACTCATTGCTCATACCACTACCTTCTGCCATCCACAGTTGCTGCTGCGTAAGAAGGCCGCTGAGGAGCTGAAGAAAGAACAGGAACGCAAAGCGGCTGAACGTAGACGCATCATTGAAGAACGTTGCGGCAGTCCCAGGAATCTCAGCGATGCCAGCGAAGGTGAGTAGCCTCGGTCCTCGAACCGAGTGGTCAGTCGCCCGGTGTCCAGGTGCGGGGCGATCCCTTGGGCCATCCCCACACCGGGACACCGGGGCAGCgagaataaaaaatgaatgaacGTATAAACGAGATTAACGAATCAATCAGTAAACCAGATGGGCGGATCGTATGTCCCACGGCATATATCCGTCTGTCGAGAAGCATAAACTGAAATCGATAACTGAAAGTTGAACAAGTGTCATCTGTCGCATACATACACACACCCACAACCACAACCACACCCACACCAACACGGAGACACCCACACTGTGCATATACACACACCAACACCCACATGCAGGATAACCGACCTCCCACATCGGATCTCGACGTCGCTGAGGAAGCATAGTCTTAAATGCCTGAACTGAACCACTGTGTGCAACATGTATCTAAATGTGTCTCTATCTCTATCTCTCTTTTGCCGCTCCCCTGTCCGTTCTATCCACACTCgatccacacacacacacaccgcccACTCCAACACCACCAACACCACCAACACCCCATACCAAAACCAACTCCGAACCACTCCAAACTCCGAAATCAAACCCCATTGAGAACAGACACACTCAAATCTCTGATCAAGCAACACTATGACAGGATTAATAAATTGGAGGACCAGAAATATGATCTTGAGTATGTTGTTAAACGCAAGGATGTTGAGGTACACGAACACCACCAACTTTTTAAACGCCACCTAAATACGCCTAAGTCTATCCTCGATCAAAATCAAAAGTTAACGCTTAACAACTACAATAAACACACCTTCTGTCAGCTGTCTCTTTCTATATCTAAATCTCTATCTATATCTCTAAGCCACTATCTCACTCTCAAGCTGTTTACTGTATAATACACTCAATCAATGTTCGTGAAAAGTGTTACTTGCCCAGGCACTAAAACCTGTACAGAAGCTCGATGGCTCTGTTAGCTCCGTATCTCCGTGTACTCACCCGATTAATGCCAGGTCTCTTTCTATATGTCCCTCCAGTGAGGGGGAGTTCTGATAGGGCAGGTACTTCCATACCACCCTTCGGGGGGTCCCATTCCTCGAGTAGCTTAGCGAAACACACTCACCCACAGCCACACACCAAGAAAAACCCACACACACCCGAACACCCATCCAGATCGAACCGTTTTGATAACCACACTTCGTTCCGCAGATACCATTCAGGGTGTTTGTAAGGACTACCACAGTAAGATACTGAAACTGGAGTCCGAAAAGTACGATCTCGAGTACGAGGTAGCCAGAAAGGACTATGAGGCAAGCAGCTCCGGTTTCCAATAGTTTCAATCGCTCGCAGAACTCGTAGAACTTGTCGATAACTATACTATATATAGACCTACTTCACTAGCCGAGGCAGCAGCACAACCAGCCCAAAGatatatgcaaatatttcGGAGCTCTATATACTCTAGTGTGTGTGTCCGGCGGAcaagacaaacaaaaaaactaagCACTTTGTAGAAATCGTAGTTAACAAAATCTACTTTTCGAaacttatttttcattttgggAGAGAGCTGTGAAAACAAGGCCCCCACCAGAAAAGAAATGTATCGAGGTGTTTTGGGCACCCGAAAATCGTATATACCATATAGAAAGTAGAGCCCTAGTCAACGCAGCTAACACGTAACATAAGAGCCTGAAGATCGGACCCAAATGAGGAAAGATCGAAGTAACAACGCAGCCTTCCGTACTAACAACCCAAGCCGAGTGCAACAAATGCTGACAATACCTATTTTTGATGTCACCAAATTTGTGCGTTTTTGCTTTTTGCGGCTTTAGCTATAAGCTTTTTTCGGCTACACGTATTTTGGCTTTTTGTCGTAGCGAAAAACACATGtactatttttgaatttttgataTAGCTTCTACTAACCCACCGAAACGAAAGAGTATTTTAAGAAGAAACGATTGTTAAACGGTTATTGGTAGGGAAGTGCAGCCCACTTACTAGTGTGACCAGAGGCTAGGTCAACCACGAACAGTCATCCCAGAAGTACAGTCACGCACAGACAACAAACAACAGAAGACACTGAAACTTCTACAGACCCTTCATGTTGCTCCAAGAAACGAATACACAACACTGTCTTACATTTAGAACATTCGTAGGTGATAAAGCTCGAGTTCAATCTATAACTTTATATTAATCAAATCTTAATCTAATCCTTCTTTTTCTCGAAAACGCGCCAACCAAACAATCGAACAAtcaaacaaaccaaaaacgAACCACCACACTCAAATCGAAACAAACAATGCGTCGTTGTCGCTGTCTCTGTCTCTATCactctttctatctatctctTTCTTTCTTTATCTTTCTCTATATCTTTGACTACATATCTAACTATATCTGTCACTGTCTTTTCTTCCATGTCGATCCCTTTCTCTTTCCCACTCTTTCTCTCTATATCTATCTTTCCCAAATCTTTCACTCTATCTGTATCTTTATCTCTATTCTCTGATCCGTTACCCGAAACGCACACatacaaacaaaacaaacaccaaTACCAACACACCCACAACGACACACTCGCAAACTCCAAACAAATACGAACTTTCGTTACGTCTTCTCAAAAACGTCAAACGTTTACCGTTTCGTAACCGCTACTGTTACCGCTACCGTTACCGTTTACCGCAGCCGAACTGCAAACAATATGCAAACAATATTGGCAACGCGTTTACAATTTGGAGGGCGATAAGTTTGATTTAGAACACGTGCAGAAAGTCAAGGCTCAAGAGGTAAATTCCCCAAAGATTTACAAAGTTTTGCCAtgcacccaaaaaaaaaaaacgaatacaaaaaaagaaaccaaaatcGAATGTTTTTTTCTTACTTTCTTATcaagccaaaaaaatataagatatttacatatatataaatcaacTATTAATCATAACTCTACTTTACAATTATGCCCTTGATTTAATTACTTGATTTCATTTCTAAATATTTCCTAAtcatatttttagttttttactGCGATACTTCTGTTCGTTTACCtaattttgatattgttttaACTGCGCTAAACTAcagaacaaaacaaaatcagaGATCTTCTCGCATCGGCGCGTGCTTCAAACAGTCCGGATTGGGGGGGAAATAGTTCCAGGGCCG containing:
- the LOC108023458 gene encoding troponin I isoform X5, translating into MADDEKKAAAPAAAPAAAAKPAAPAAAAAPAANGKAPAANGKAPAAAAAAPAGPPKDPNDPKVKAEEAKKAKQAEIERKRAEVRKRMEEASKAKKAKKGFMTPERKKKLRLLLRKKAAEELKKEQERKAAERRRIIEERCGSPRNLSDASEGELQEICEEYYERMYICEGQKWDLEYEVRKKDWEINDLNAQVNDLRGKFVKPALKKVSKYENKFAKLQKKAAEFNFRNQLKVVKKKEFTLEEEEKEKKIKDAAVLNKAKK
- the LOC108023458 gene encoding troponin I isoform X11, producing the protein MADDEAKKAKQAEIERKRAEVRKRMEEASKAKKAKKGFMTPERKKKLRLLLRKKAAEELKKEQERKAAERRRIIEERCGSPRNLSDASEAELQTICKQYWQRVYNLEGDKFDLEHVQKVKAQEINDLNAQVNDLRGKFVKPALKKVSKYENKFAKLQKKAAEFNFRNQLKVVKKKEFTLEEEEKEKKIKDAAVLNKAKK
- the LOC108023458 gene encoding troponin I isoform X4; protein product: MADDEKKAAAPAAAPAAAAKPAAPAAAAAPAANGKAPAANGKAPAAAAAAPAGPPKDPNDPKVKAEEAKKAKQAEIERKRAEVRKRMEEASKAKKAKKGFMTPERKKKLRLLLRKKAAEELKKEQERKAAERRRIIEERCGSPRNLSDASEAELQTICKQYWQRVYNLEGDKFDLEHVQKVKAQEINDLNAQVNDLRGKFVKPALKKVSKYENKFAKLQKKAAEFNFRNQLKVVKKKEFTLEEEEKEKKPDWSKGKPGDAKVKEEVEAEA
- the LOC108023458 gene encoding troponin I isoform X8 encodes the protein MADDEAKKAKQAEIERKRAEVRKRMEEASKAKKAKKGFMTPERKKKLRLLLRKKAAEELKKEQERKAAERRRIIEERCGSPRNLSDASEAELQTICKQYWQRVYNLEGDKFDLEHVQKVKAQEINDLNAQVNDLRGKFVKPALKKVSKYENKFAKLQKKAAEFNFRNQLKVVKKKEFTLEEEEKEKKPDWSKGKPGDAKVKEEVEAEA
- the LOC108023458 gene encoding troponin I isoform X1 gives rise to the protein MADDEKKAAAPAAAPAAAAKPAAPAAAAAPAANGKAPAANGKAPAAAAAAPAGPPKDPNDPKVKAEEAKKAKQAEIERKRAEVRKRMEEASKAKKAKKGFMTPERKKKLRLLLRKKAAEELKKEQERKAAERRRIIEERCGSPRNLSDASEDTLKSLIKQHYDRINKLEDQKYDLEYVVKRKDVEINDLNAQVNDLRGKFVKPALKKVSKYENKFAKLQKKAAEFNFRNQLKVVKKKEFTLEEEEKEKKPDWSKGKPGDAKVKEEVEAEA
- the LOC108023458 gene encoding troponin I isoform X2; its protein translation is MADDEKKAAAPAAAPAAAAKPAAPAAAAAPAANGKAPAANGKAPAAAAAAPAGPPKDPNDPKVKAEEAKKAKQAEIERKRAEVRKRMEEASKAKKAKKGFMTPERKKKLRLLLRKKAAEELKKEQERKAAERRRIIEERCGSPRNLSDASEGELQEICEEYYERMYICEGQKWDLEYEVRKKDWEINDLNAQVNDLRGKFVKPALKKVSKYENKFAKLQKKAAEFNFRNQLKVVKKKEFTLEEEEKEKKPDWSKGKPGDAKVKEEVEAEA
- the LOC108023458 gene encoding troponin I isoform X3 gives rise to the protein MADDEKKAAAPAAAPAAAAKPAAPAAAAAPAANGKAPAANGKAPAAAAAAPAGPPKDPNDPKVKAEEAKKAKQAEIERKRAEVRKRMEEASKAKKAKKGFMTPERKKKLRLLLRKKAAEELKKEQERKAAERRRIIEERCGSPRNLSDASEDTIQGVCKDYHSKILKLESEKYDLEYEVARKDYEINDLNAQVNDLRGKFVKPALKKVSKYENKFAKLQKKAAEFNFRNQLKVVKKKEFTLEEEEKEKKPDWSKGKPGDAKVKEEVEAEA
- the LOC108023458 gene encoding troponin I isoform X6 — translated: MADDEAKKAKQAEIERKRAEVRKRMEEASKAKKAKKGFMTPERKKKLRLLLRKKAAEELKKEQERKAAERRRIIEERCGSPRNLSDASEDTLKSLIKQHYDRINKLEDQKYDLEYVVKRKDVEINDLNAQVNDLRGKFVKPALKKVSKYENKFAKLQKKAAEFNFRNQLKVVKKKEFTLEEEEKEKKPDWSKGKPGDAKVKEEVEAEA
- the LOC108023458 gene encoding troponin I isoform X9, whose translation is MADDEAKKAKQAEIERKRAEVRKRMEEASKAKKAKKGFMTPERKKKLRLLLRKKAAEELKKEQERKAAERRRIIEERCGSPRNLSDASEDTIQGVCKDYHSKILKLESEKYDLEYEVARKDYEINDLNAQVNDLRGKFVKPALKKVSKYENKFAKLQKKAAEFNFRNQLKVVKKKEFTLEEEEKEKKPDWSKGKPGDAKVKEEVEAEA
- the LOC108023458 gene encoding troponin I isoform X10, whose amino-acid sequence is MADDEAKKAKQAEIERKRAEVRKRMEEASKAKKAKKGFMTPERKKKLRLLLRKKAAEELKKEQERKAAERRRIIEERCGSPRNLSDASEDTLKSLIKQHYDRINKLEDQKYDLEYVVKRKDVEINDLNAQVNDLRGKFVKPALKKVSKYENKFAKLQKKAAEFNFRNQLKVVKKKEFTLEEEEKEKKIKDAAVLNKAKK